One region of Manduca sexta isolate Smith_Timp_Sample1 chromosome 25, JHU_Msex_v1.0, whole genome shotgun sequence genomic DNA includes:
- the LOC115448918 gene encoding uncharacterized protein LOC115448918: MVRSTFSNTQAYIRGAVDPSGVDCERARTRMLKKFLLLAVLVNVALCQSRRHKVEDPFSAFDRHITHSLAYHYLWPWRQLIRAAAAIETEENFGEPQILSTAKKYTVNLNMKRFQPDELKVKVKNRRVIIEGKHKEDEKQILSNHFIQMFELPEACKPEEVTAVYNENGLLTITAPKHYIPPPVDREVPIQVLLPEDKTEKNDAAEASTEKNVSQTTPTPVEQLDLVEATTHAGKIRKKELKTTTKTAKDNEVTKGVDSNGLDYALVESENE, encoded by the coding sequence ATGGTGCGCAGTACGTTCTCGAACACCCAAGCCTATATAAGAGGTGCGGTGGACCCGAGCGGCGTAGATTGTGAACGCGCGCGAACCAGAATGCTCAAAAAATTCCTACTCCTCGCCGTGCTGGTGAATGTGGCGCTGTGCCAGAGCAGAAGGCACAAGGTGGAGGATCCTTTCTCAGCGTTTGACCGGCACATAACCCATAGTCTTGCTTATCACTACCTCTGGCCATGGAGGCAACTCATCCGGGCGGCGGCGGCTATCGAAACAGAAGAAAACTTCGGAGAGCCACAAATATTGTCAACTGCTAAGAAATACACCGTCAATCTGAACATGAAGAGGTTCCAGCCTGACGAGCTCAAGGTCAAAGTGAAAAACCGAAGAGTCATCATCGAAGGTAAACATAAGGAAGACGAAAAGCAGATACTCTCAAACCATTTCATCCAAATGTTTGAATTGCCTGAAGCCTGCAAGCCTGAGGAAGTGACTGCGGTATATAACGAGAATGGACTTCTGACCATCACTGCTCCAAAGCATTACATTCCTCCACCAGTTGACAGGGAAGTGCCCATACAAGTTCTGTTGCCAGAAGACAAAACAGAGAAAAATGACGCAGCTGAAGCCTCAACCGAAAAAAATGTGAGCCAAACAACACCCACCCCAGTGGAACAGTTAGATCTCGTTGAAGCAACAACACACGCTGGCAAAATAAGGAAGAAGGAATTGAAGACCACAACAAAAACAGCAAAGGACAACGAAGTGACTAAAGGTGTCGACAGCAACGGACTGGACTACGCACTGGTGGAATCAGAAAATGAGTGA
- the LOC115448563 gene encoding interaptin-like gives MNSNEKHLDVEFKRYLQILKPYLAQLSDQFIINSCNVWIQRLSNRNVDKILRNKYIFLLFSNLARGYLDMPFLHNPPSVLPPLHEDGSDSESSSAECLVINPEKPSTRVIFDRKNSLSSETNSQDDKDRLKETNVDKTTSVEKCDQNSAHQHNGFNIGAEFLLDDNQGSSGEEYDNRAASLIKKVREIKTQNIILHNELLALRGDVITNKNNEFSTTIDNFTNTYILESQSNMTVRTLKCKLQEMKYTRNSLIDTVAKLQDQLNNFEDIKRHEIDELEAKHKLEIINIKTTMHDEIKEIYERKIEELKLSYEATMKDIEEKSHINDTIIEKNKTINEKDMEIDHLRVQLEDQKRNFQSVLSKLLQNSNEETKDNSKIQNQQYEKRLNKLEKSKLKCAKAYEAKLASLQRERHLAECSLHLQLVKQRAQVLSEVADDNQTDLTAALNNLEIKYKDIMTNLQASTMNRRIQDQIALESILQAACGFQSEISRGTNSQFSGKTFRNPNQSGDAENWTVPNGNKVVNRCFYDDGLLTGQCLDGEKVGQLFERHIPQRDSGH, from the coding sequence atgaattcaaACGAGAAGCATCTGGACGTGGAATTCAAAAGGTATTTGCAAATCTTGAAACCTTATTTGGCTCAGTTATCAGACCAATTCATAATAAACTCTTGCAATGTGTGGATACAAAGACTGTCGAACCGGAATGTGGATAAGATTCTTAGGAACAAgtatattttccttttattcTCAAATTTAGCGAGAGGATATCTTGACATGCCTTTTCTGCATAATCCACCAAGTGTATTACCACCTCTTCATGAAGATGGCAGTGACAGCGAATCGTCTTCAGCAGAATGCTTGGTTATTAACCCTGAAAAGCCTTCCACTAGAGTTATTTTTGATAGAAAAAACTCTCTATCATCAGAAACAAATTCGCAAGACGACAAAGATAGATTGAAAGAAACTAATGTTGATAAAACAACGTCTGTTGAAAAATGTGACCAGAATTCAGCACACCAACATAATGGATTTAATATTGGTGCTGAATTCTTGCTAGATGATAACCAAGGTAGTTCTGGTGAAGAGTATGATAATAGAGCTGCAAGTCTGATTAAAAAGGTGAGAGagataaaaacacaaaatattatattacataacgAACTACTAGCACTACGAGGTGATgtcataacaaacaaaaacaatgaattTTCAACCACGAttgataattttacaaatacctatattttgGAGAGTCAAAGTAATATGACAGTAAGAACCTTAAAATGCAAGTTGCAAGAAATGAAATACACAAGAAACAGCTTAATAGATACTGTTGCTAAACTTCAAGATCAATTAAATAACTTTGAAGATATAAAAAGGCATGAAATTGATGAATTAGAAGcaaaacataaattagaaattatcAATATCAAAACGACTATGCATgatgaaattaaagaaatatatgaaAGGAAAATTGAAGAATTGAAGCTGTCTTACGAGGCAACTATgaaagatattgaagaaaaatcgCATATAAATGATAccattatagaaaaaaataaaaccattaacGAAAAAGATATGGAGATAGACCACCTACGAGTTCAACTGGAGGACCAGAAGAGAAATTTCCAATCGGTTTTAAGCAAACTGCTACAAAATTCCAACGAAGAGACTAAAGATAActcaaaaattcaaaaccaACAATATGAGAAACGTTTGAACAAACTAGAAAAGTCTAAACTCAAATGCGCCAAAGCATATGAAGCAAAATTAGCTTCTTTGCAAAGAGAAAGGCACTTGGCTGAATGTTCCTTACATCTCCAGCTCGTGAAACAAAGAGCTCAAGTACTGAGTGAAGTTGCAGATGATAACCAAACAGACTTGACAGCTGCACTAAATAATTTGGAAATTAAATACaaagatattatgacaaatttgCAAGCGAGCACAATGAACAGACGAATACAAGACCAAATTGCTTTGGAATCCATTCTACAGGCCGCGTGCGGATTTCAAAGCGAAATATCTCGCGGCACTAACAGCCAATTTTCGGGGAAAACCTTTCGGAACCCCAACCAGAGCGGTGATGCTGAAAATTGGACCGTACCTAATGGGAACAAGGTTGTGAACAGGTGTTTTTATGACGACGGTTTGTTGACCGGCCAATGTTTGGACGGGGAAAAAGTTGGTCAACTGTTTGAGAGGCATATTCCTCAGAGGGACAGTGGCCACTAG